ATTGACTATAGTGTTAATTTCTTCCTTTTAGGTCATCCAAAACACTTTTAAGTTGGATGAGATGCTTAATCGCTGCTACAGTCAGCTAGACGACGAAAGGAAGCAACGGGCGTCGGCTGTACAGACTTTGACACAATCCGAGCAAGACTTGGCTGCTGCGAAGAAGAAATTACTTGCTGAGGAGCAAGCTCACAAGAGAACTGACTCGGCCTTGGAAGGCTTCCAAAAGCAAGCCGAGGACCAGGGAAAGCGCTTGCGTGAAGCAAATGCAGAACTAAAAGCTGCCCGAGAGCAAGTTACAGTCCTTAAAAAGCACTTGGAGGAAACCCAAAAGCTGAGGGCGCAAGATAAAAAGTCCAGGGAGGAAGCTAAGAGAGCAAAAGCCGAGGCCGAACAGGCAACGAACGAGGCCGAACAGGCAACGAACGAGGCCGAGCAGAAAGGCTATGAAATCGGTGTGGTTGAGACAAAGGAGACACTAAGGGCAGAGGTGCTAATGGTGTGCCGCATCTATTGTGCCCAAACTTGGGATGAAGCCCTTAACCGAGCTGGGGTTAAGGCTTCATCTGAGTTAAGGAGGCCAGAGAGCGTGTTCTACCCTGAAGCAATCCGCACCTCAGCTCCTCCATCCAGTAAGGCTGAAGACACTCCCTCAACCATTAACCCTAATGAGGAGGTTTTGCCTCCAAGTCTTCCTCCTCCTGGCCAACAAGAGCCAGCTAAAGAGAATAATGCCCCTCCAGAAGCCTTCTTGGACAAGACTACAACTGCTTCCGAGGCAGAGGTGGCCTCTCAGGGCTTTCAACAGGATTTGGCTTCCACAGTCATGCCAACTGTGGGAGCTATTAAGGATAAAGAGGGAGTCACCACCCCGGAGGCAGATAAATCAGCCAGCCAAGCTCCAAAGCTCCAAATCAAGTTGAAAAAATAGgacttattttgtaatttgattaGGGCTTTTGTAAGGATATTTATGTTTATTGGCTTATTGTTGTTGccgttttatcttatttttgcaCTTGTTCACTGTGTTATCTTAATTTGAATGGATTTATTTTGACTATCTTTCGTTTGCAAGAGAAAACATAACTTATAAACATTAACAATTGGCGATTAAAAATGGGTGATAAATATTAATACTATGAGGTCTCCGGGAAACATTTTGGATATATACGTATTCTTTCTAATCAATTGAAACTTTAGGGAATGTTCAAAAGTTGGATAAAGTTGGGTCTACATTACTTCAATTGTACATTAGATGATGTTCAGAGGCTTCCGTTCAATACTTTGGTAGatatcatagggtattaatttccactaagtttgtggtccaaggacctgacataacttattttctgtttaatacttcagtAAATATcgtagggtattaatttccattaaATTTGTGGTCCGAgtacctgacataacttagtttctgtttaatacttcagtAAATATCATagagtattaatttccactaagtttgtggtccgaggacctgacataacttagtttctgtttaatacttcagtagatatcatagggtattaattttcactaagtttgtgatccgaggacctgacataacttagtttctgtttaatacttcagtaaatatcatagggtattaattttcactaagtttgtggtccgaggacctgacataacttagtttctgtttaatacttcataAGATGCCATTAGATGTGGAAACACAAGATGCATGATcaacataaattaaaagaaaacccaaactcgattactttcattaataataatacctcttgagattatttacattccaaggatggagtacagctttttcatccaGGTCTTCTAGATAATAGGCTCCTATTCAGGCTACTGAAGTAATCCGATAAGGCCCCtcccaattaggccccaattttccccaagctggattcttggtggttcccagaactttccttagcaccagatctcctactGCTAATGGTCTCAGCTTTACATTAGTATCATAGCCTCGCCTAAGTTTATGTTGGTAGTAAGCCAATTGGATCATTGCACTCTCCCTTCGCTCTTCAATCAAGTCTAAACTTTTCCCCAACAGCCCATCGTTACTACCCGAGGAAAATGTACTAGTTcttaacgttgggaatccagtttccagagGGATGACGGCCTCAgctccataggtcatggaaaaagGAGTCTCCCCTGTTAATCGTCGAGGCGTTGTTCGGTAGGTCCAGAGAACATATGGCAATTCCTctacccattttccttttgtatcatccagtctcttcttaagtCCATTGACTATTACTTTGTTAACAACTTTAGCTTGCCCATTCCTTTGAGGATAAAccggagtggaatatctattttttatacCTAACTCTGAACAGTATTGCCTGAAggccttactatcaaattgaaggccattATCTGAGATAAGAGTGTGCGGAGTTCCAAATTGCGtgacaatattcttccaaataAACCTCTTAACGTCTACGTCTCTGATGttagccaaaggttcagcctagacccatttagtaaagtaatCCGTACAGACCAGCAGATACTTTTTGTTTCCTAAGGTTTTAGGAAAAGGACCGACAATATCTAGCCcgcattgagcaaaaggccaagggctgaACAGAGGGTTAAGAATTCCTCCAGGTTGGTGGATGTTTGGGGTGAACCTTTGACACTGGTCGCATTTTCTAACATAATCATGTGCTtccttctgcatatttggccaccaatatccttgagtaATGGCCCGATGTGATAGGGGTCTTCCCCCtatatgacttccacaaatgccTTCATGCAGCTCCTCTAGGAGTGTCTCTGACATCTCGAGATGTACACAAAGTAGGTACGGCCCAGAAAATGACTATTTATATAGCTTTTTGTCCTCGGataaccaaaaccgaggagctttcctcCATATTTTATCAGCTTCTATTTTCTCTTCGGGCAAGATGTCACTTTCGAGGAATTTCAATATGGGATCCATCTAGCTCGACGCTAGATTGACTTGATGAATCTGACATCCTTTTCTAGTGAGGTGGGTGTATACAAATCTTCGACGATTATCACCCGAGGAAAATTCCATGTTGAagaggtggcaagggttgccAAGGAATCGAcatgggtattttcacctcaggAGATATGCGACAAGACGAAAGATTCAAATTTCGTTTGCATACGCCTAACTTGACTCAAATACCCCTGCATTCTTGAATCTTGGGCTTCCAGTTCTCCTTTCACTTGGCCGACTACCAATCTTGAATCCGAGAATAATTCTGCTatctttccacccattttctggaccatactcattcccatCAATAAAGTTTCGTATTCTGCTTCGTTGTTAGTAGCCAAGAATCCCAACCTCAAGGATTTCTCAATGGTGATCTCTTCAGGGGATATCAAAACTAGCCCCAATCCTGCCCCCCGTTGGTTTGCTGCTCCGTCCACATATACCCTCTAGGAGGAACCGCCTTGTGTGGATATCAgaccaaccgatttttcatccatgtcattTTGCTTCATGTTAGCTTCTTCTGGACACTCGGCGAACTCAGCTACCAGATCGATAAGGACTTGGCTTTTCACAAAGGTgcgaggcatatacttgatgtcaaaagcacctaGGATTGTGCCCCACTTAGCAATTCTCCCAGTGTAATCTGCATTTCTAAGTATGGACTTGAGAAGTTACTGAGTCAAGACAACCActgtatgggcttgaaagtaatgtggaagtttgcgtgttgcatggaccaccgccaAGATGGCCTTTTCCAATGACAAGTATCTCACCTTAGCTTCATGAAGAGACTTaattacataataaactggTCTTTGGACACCGCTGTCCTCTCGTATTAAGACAAAACTAACTGCATGAGGGGCAACTGCCAGATaagcaaacagcacctcatccgCCTCAAGACTAGACATGATAGGCAGCCTGGATAGGTACTCCTTCAACTGCTGAAACGCCACAACACattcctcggtccattcaaatcctttccacttatgCAGTAGAAGAAAAAAGGGATGACACCTCTCGACCGATCtggagataaatcggttcaaaGCAGCAGTCATTCTAGTCAGTTTCTGCAcctcttttggattccgaggtgcttgtaaatcgttgatggccttaatctgatctgggttcacttcaattcctctatgggtcaccatgtatcCCAAGAATCTTTCGgagcctacaccaaaggaacactttGAAGCATTCAGACGTAGCTTATGCTTTCTCAGTATTCCAAAGATGTTCATAAGATCTTccacatgctcggacaccactttactcttcactaccatatcatcgatatagaCTTCAATGCTTCTACCCAATTATGGTtcaaacattttagtcatcatccgttggtaggtagatccggcatttttcaaaccaaagggcatcactttataatgatagtttccaaaaggggtgacaaaagcagtcTTCTCTTGATCGTCCAATGCtagcggtatttggtgatatccttggaaggcatccaagaaactcatccctAGGATGACcaacggttgcatccaccaactggtctatcTTTGGCATGGGAAATGGATCCTTGGGACAAGCCTTatttaggtccgtgaagtccacacacactTGCCACtttcctgtcttcttctttaccaccaccgtattggccaaccattgaggataaaaaacttctttgatagccccagcctacTTAAGCTTGGCCACCTTACTTCTGACAGCTTCAGCGTGCTCTTTTAATGGTCGCCGAGGTGGCTGTCTTTTGGGAATAACGGAAGGATTCACGttgagtcgatgacaaatgaaattcggaTTTACACCTTGGGTTTCATATGGgctccatgcgaacacatctaCATTTTCTCTGAGGAATTCCAGCAATCGCTCCTTCTCTTGCAAAGGCAGTTTAGCCCCAACCTAGAAAAATCTTTCCGGATCATCAGCAACAATTACCCTCTCCAAATTTTCACACTTTACCTCGTCGACTGGTCCATCTAAGGGCAACGCTGAGGGTTTTAATTGTTATAATTCATTATCGGCGGTAGCCGAGGTCTCCGCCTCTAGCCGATGTTGTATAACCGCTACCAGGCATTGCCGAGCTGCCACCTAGCTTCCTATTATCTCCAATACTTGACCTCCAgatgggtatttcaccttctgatgtaaAGTAGATGAGACTGCTCCCAgggtatgaagccaaggtctgcccataaTAGCCGTGTATAGAGAGAAAACATCTACAACAATGAAGTCCACTTCCACCACATCCATACCGGTTTGCACAGGTAGTCTGATATGTCCTTTTGGAACGAccatccttccctcaaaactcaccAGAGGGGAACTGTAGGCTGACAGGTCTTCAGGCTTCAAACCTAACCCTTTATACAAATTTGGGTACATTATATCAACAGCACTaccttgatcaatcatcaccctTTTTACATCGTACCCACCAATTCTTAGTGTGACTACCAGAGCATCATCATAGGGTTGTATGGTTTCAACTTTGTTCTTATCCGAGAAACCCAAAATCAGGAGGATGTCCACCCTAGCTCTTTTTTATGCTCGACAATGCTCCTCGGCCAGAGGTCGGAACACCGACAGTACCCTGGaagggcaagatccagtccttccTGGGGCGgcaaaaataatgtttattgTGCCAAGGGGGAGTCTTGAAGAAGCGTCCCCACGCACCTCTGAGCCTACCTGGCCTACCCTACCACTAGAATgtgcaagagttgctttaatttccccTCTCAGAGCAGCTgatccaaatggtcccataaattcctacaATCCTCCGTCATGTGCTTATGATCCTGATGGTAGTGGCAATAAAGGTTCGGGTTGCATCTCTTAGGCTCTCCtaccatcttgtttggccatttaaaaaatggctcattctttatcttctccaataCCTGCTGCACTGGCTCCCGAAACACTGCATTAACCACCTGGGTGCCAGCAGAACCTGATTGCCCAACGAAGTCTTTCTGAGGTCGGTTACTATTGTaacggtccgacctgaaatccctcctctcctgagggattactttaacttttccttttccctgaagttggtcttcttctacttttctgtacttgtcaatcctatccatcaaTTGGTGTACACTGGTAACAAGTTTACCAGttagagatttccttaaatcatgCTCGGCTGAAAGACCAGCCTTAAAAGTACTTATGGCCACATCATCATGCTCTCcttctatttcattaaacattttcCAGTATCTATCTGAATAAGTTTTGAGAGTCTCACCCTCTTGCATGGACATAGATAGTAAGGATCCCAAAAgccgaggaaccctactgcAAGTTATGAATCGAGCACCAAAGGCCCGAGTAAGCTTTTTGAAGGATTCAATAGAGTTGACCCTTAAACCGttaaaccatctcatcgccaccgAACCCAAACTTGATGGGaagaccttgcacatcaaggcctcatcGCTGGAGTAGATAGCCATCTTTTGGCTAAAATGGCTAATGTGTTCTACTGGGTCTGACCGGCCATCGTATAGGGTGAATGTAGGCTTGTGGAATCGCCGAGGAAGAATCGCATCTTCTATATTCCTTGTGAAGGGTGATTTAGAGACTTGGCTTAACGCTTTGTTCATGGCGTTGTTCCCCAAGCCCTTGCTAGGCGGGCTTTTGTACCTATGTTGATGGCTgtgctcctcttcataggagaaagtctcactAGGCGGAGTTCTGGATCTCCGCTTATAACTAGCTCCATCCGTCCCCTCGGATGATGATTCGGAGCAAGGTGGGGAACGTTCCCGCCAGGCATGGCGCAACTCTCTTTTCAACTCGTCAATCTCACACTACAAGTTCCTGTCATTTTTTGCATGGGAAACATGACTTTTCCCACAAGAGTGACTTTTGGTGGTATGAGTTGTGCGCACACTCCCCTCACGGCCTTCTCTCCGTTCGGGACTCCGGTGCGGATTACCATGCTGGGAGCCTCTTGACTCTGCTTGGTGTAGGTTGGCATCTACTTGATGTGGTCCTGCTTCCTCCATCATGAACGTTGAACCAGATTTCTTTTAATCTAAATcaagctctccccacagacggcaccaattgtagggactCAATTAGTAACGATCCCCAAActcgtattgggttcgaacgtttaaggcccaaacaatcaatttgtagagcatgaatatgaaagaactagattaatttcaaaagaaaaacaattaaacgtAACATTTCTTAGATGGATTAACACAAATATTACAATCAATTCCTTCTTTAAGCAAGCTAAGTTCTTATTTCATAAGGCTTTCCTCTAAGCGCCACTTGTTTAGAAGTTCTGATCTCCCCCTTTTCCTCAATGCATTCTTCTACGTTATATACTACCTTGTTGGTGTTATCTTTACCACACACGTGATGGTTGGATTCGGAATCTCTTCCTGTCTCATCCAACACTTCCTGGATCCTTTAACCaacagctgtaaggctgcttcatcactgttcaggtatcacctccacattaatgcggccagagagttggttgagaggcaattaatgcgaaGGCAGCAGTTGTtcaagatatttgtttaccttttctttcttacccttggtcccatgtcccacctttagtggtaatgtAGCTCGGAAGTGTGTTTGTAACAATATGGCGTTCAGGTCGTCCTCGGACATgtattgccgagaaggattttgtccttggacgaatactgaactcacctcACCTGATATCTActcttcttttcatttggttaccCTTATAACCTGAAATAGGCCTCCTTGGACAGTTTTACGTCCTCAGATAGGCCACAAGCCCAGTTAACacggttttaataattattgattaaccggCCCCCACAATAACTattattttagtccagaattttttgttcaaattcgTAATATACCCATACATGAGTTTATTTAcagttttttaatttccttttttaatcTTGAGCCGAATTAAAACTTGGAATTAGGGGAGACAGCTCTACTGTTGTCCTCTGGCTCTATTGCTGCATAGTTGCTAagtgttttaaatatatatatatatatatgtgtgtgtgtgtgtgtgtgtgtgtgtgttttttttatgggtaaaattggttgattgggcttaattttttttaactttgttattggtaatttttgttaggctaattgttttgggttttaatattttaatttgttttatattttagatgtataaatattttacaaatgtcAAAGCTACTTTTATTGGTAATTAAAAAGTGATATAGTGAGTATGCCTAGATGTGAACTAGtaatcaacagtttgtaaaattattgtaaacaAGTTTTTggttgtagcattactcttaaaaagaatcaatgatattattTAGGAGGACAAAgtgaacaaaattgctaaaagtagtacctatatatatactactaattaaaaaaaaaaaaatggggggaGGTGGAATCCGAAGTGTGCCTCCTCCGCTGATTACATGTTGTACATATTATGTCTCATGCACTTCTAACTATGCTGGAAACATTAATCGCAAGCCCTTTGTATACATCTTTGTTTCGAAAAAACCCAACCAAAGGGTCGAAGCAATGATAAGTGACAAATCAATCCAGCAAATTCTTGGTTTTTCCCTAACCAACTCATCAACTAGGATGACTTTATCTCATTATAAggatttaaggtttttgagCAGCTCGATCTCTAAGGATCAAGAACCTATAGAGTTCCTATAATCCTTTGCCACATAgagttcttttaattttaacccTTCATTTTAAAATGAAGGGTCTAAATTATACCATGTCATTACTCTATtaacaaaaaccttaaaaaacaTGTCATATCTGCTTTTAAAAAGTGTAAATTGATTGAAGGTGGGCTTCTTCCATTCTTATATGGGacaaaaagggttttttttttttttttttttttttttttttttttttttttgagaaggaagaaaagaaaaagaaaaagaatcaaaagtTTGTGTCGgtccaaaattatttttcataaagaCAAATAACATGTCACATTGGTTAGAATTATTTTTCATGTGTAAAAAACCTCTAACACATAAAtacattattataataaatatataaatttttttttcgcttGCACATATCCcttattattcatatatatgattggtttttgattatttaaattGGTTTCAAGTACTCATATATATCTGTATGTATGTGTGAATTGCTTGTAAATTCTACCCTCCCTAAAATCAAATCATGGCTTGGCCAATAGTCCTACTCTTGATTGAACAAGGTTGACATACTACTTAAAGAGCAAGTTTAGATTCATTGAGATTTCTAATTTCAATTATGAGAAAAAGAATGACTTGAATAAAGCTCTGAAAAGGTCCGCATACCTCAT
This genomic stretch from Quercus lobata isolate SW786 chromosome 3, ValleyOak3.0 Primary Assembly, whole genome shotgun sequence harbors:
- the LOC115980566 gene encoding uncharacterized protein LOC115980566, which translates into the protein MHAEEPLRDDASIKDFNGGIGCHIASTIEEALLLPRDMAEIKNKRKNELVIQNTFKLDEMLNRCYSQLDDERKQRASAVQTLTQSEQDLAAAKKKLLAEEQAHKRTDSALEGFQKQAEDQGKRLREANAELKAAREQVTVLKKHLEETQKLRAQDKKSREEAKRAKAEAEQATNEAEQATNEAEQKGYEIGVVETKETLRAEVLMVCRIYCAQTWDEALNRAGVKASSELRRPESVFYPEAIRTSAPPSSKAEDTPSTINPNEEVLPPSLPPPGQQEPAKENNAPPEAFLDKTTTASEAEVASQGFQQDLASTVMPTVGAIKDKEGVTTPEADKSASQAPKLQIKLKK